The Equus quagga isolate Etosha38 chromosome 2, UCLA_HA_Equagga_1.0, whole genome shotgun sequence genome has a window encoding:
- the TINF2 gene encoding TERF1-interacting nuclear factor 2 isoform X2 has translation MATPPGAGPAVLRFAAAASWQVVRRRCVEHYPQVLEFLRALRAAAPGLVRYRHHERLCMGLKAKVVVELILQGRPWAQVLNALYHHFPEPGPVVRDPKTTKQDLRKISEAQETFRQQVKQLAEAPVDLASKLQELEQEYGEPFLAAMEKLFFEYLCQMEKALPPVQAQQLQDVLSWMQPGVSVTSSFALTQYGVDMGWPLPECSDADSMNVTEPMEQSPPRQPRLALHDPLPEARPGPYLPQGAGSRKHPEPLAGHHFNLAPLGRRRIQSQWASTRGGHKERPTVMLLPFRNLGSPPQVISKPENQEEYGTHVADPAGAVGRRAASTGKSKSASQTLGGRALKENSVDLSASEQKENCLDCPMDPLRLSLSPPRARKPVGPPSMCSSVITIGDLVLDSDEEENGQREGRESLDNYQKTKFDTLIPTFCEYLPP, from the exons ATGGCCACGCCCCCGGGGGCCGGTCCCGCAGTTCTGCGCTTCGCGGCCGCAGCCAGCTGGCAGGTCGTACGCCGACGCTGCGTCGAGCACTATCCGCAAGTGCTGGAGTTTCTGCGAGCCCTGCGCGCTGCTGCCCCTGGTTTGGTTCGCTACCGGCACCATGAACGCCTGTGTATGGGCCTAAAGGCCAAG GTGGTGGTAGAGCTGATCCTGCAAGGCCGGCCTTGGGCCCAGGTTCTGAATGCCCTGTATCACCACTTCCCAGAGCCTGGACCTGTAGTGCGGGACCCCAAAACT ACAAAGCAGGATCTGAGGAAGATCTCGGAGGCACAAGAAACCTTTCGCCAGCAGGTGAAGCAGCTGGCAGAGGCTCCTGTGGATTTGGCTTCGAAGCTGCAG GAACTTGAACAAGAGTATGGGGAACCCTTTCTGGCTGCCATGGAAAAGCTGTTTTTTGAATACTTgtgtcagatggagaaagcacTGCCTCCCGTGCAGGCACAGCAG CTGCAGGATGTGCTGAGTTGGATGCAGCCTGGAGTTTCTGTCACTTCTTCTTTTGCCTTGACCCAATATGGTGTGGACATGGGGTGGCCACTTCCAG agtgcTCTGATGCTGATTCCATGAATGTGACAGAGCCCATGGAGCAGAGTCCTCCTCGGCAACCAAGACTAGCACTCCACGATCCTCTACCAGAAGCCAGACCTGGCCCATACCTTCCTCAGGGAGCAGGCTCAAGGAAACACCCAGAACCTTTGGCTGGCCACCACTTCAATCTGGCCCCTCTAGGCCGGCGAAGAATCCAGTCCCAGTGGGCATCCACCAGGGGAGGCCATAAGGAGCGCCCCACAGTCATGCTGTTACCCTTTAGGAATCTGGGTTCACCACCCCAGGTCATTTctaagcctgagaaccaggaagaaTATGGGACACATGTGGCAGATCCAGCAGGTGCTGTGGGCAGGCGAGCAGCCTCCACTGGAAAGTCTAAGAGTGCATCCCAGACCCTGGGGGGAAGGGCTCTGAAGGAGAACTCAGTTGACTTGTCTGCCTCGGAGCAAAAGGA GAATTGTTTGGATTGCCCCATGGACCCCCTGAGACTATCATTATCACCTCCTAGGGCCAGGAAGCCAG TGGGTCCTCCATCTATGTGCAGCTCTGTCATTACCATAGGGGACTTGGTTTTGGACTCTGATGAGGAAGAAAAtggccagagggaaggaagg GAGTCTCTGGATAACTATCAGAAGACAAAGTTTGACACCCTGATCCCCACCTTTTGTGAATACCTCCCCCCTTAA
- the TSSK4 gene encoding testis-specific serine/threonine-protein kinase 4, with translation MGKGNTLEAAPPTSAYRSVMEEYGYEVGKIIGNGSYGTVYEAYYTKQKVMVAVKIISKKKASEDYLNKFLPREIQVMKVLRHKYLINFYQAIETTSRVYIILELAQGGDVLEWIQRYGACSEPLAGKWFSQMTLGIAYLHSKGIVHRDLKLENLLLDKRENVKISDFGFAKTVPSSQPVRSSPSYRQVNCVTHLSQTYCGSFAYACPEILLGLPYNPFLSDTWSMGVILYTLVVARLPFDDTNLKKLLKETQKEVTFPSNHTISQECKNLVLQMLCQATKRATILDIIKDPWVLKFQPEQPTNEIRLLEAMCQFPSTTNRQSLEIST, from the exons ATGGGGAAGGGAAACACCTTGGAGGCAGCACCTCCCACCTCAGCCTACCGCTCTGTCATGGAGGAGTATGGTTACGAGGTGGGCAAGATTATTGGCAATGGCTCCTATGGGACGGTGTACGAGGCTTACTACACAAAGCAGAAGGTCATGGTGGCTGTCAAGATTATCTCAAAGAAGAAGGCGTCCGAGGACTATCTTAACAAGTTCCTGCCCCGCGAGATACAG GTAATGAAGGTCCTGCGGCACAAGTACCTCATCAACTTCTATCAGGCCATCGAGACCACATCCCGGGTATACATCATTCTGGAGCTGGCTCAAGGTGGTGACGTCCTTGAATGGATCCAGCGCTACGGGGCCTGCTCTGAGCCCCTTGCTGGCAAGTGGTTCTCCCAGATGACCCTGGGCATCGCCTACCTGCACAGCAAGGGCATTGTGCACCG GGACTTAAAGTTGGAGAACCTATTGCTGGACAAGCGGGAGAATGTGAAGATATCGGACTTTGGCTTCGCCAAGACGGTGCCTTCTAGCCAGCCTGTGCGCAGTAGCCCTTCCTACCGCCAAGTGAACTGCGTTACCCACCTCAGCCAGACCTACTGTGGCAGCTTTGCTTATGCCTGCCCGGAGATCCTGCTGGGCTTGCCCTACAACCCTTTCCTGTCTGACACCTGGAGCATGGGGGTCATCCTCTACACTCTAGTGGTTGCCCGTCTGCCCTTTGATGACACCAATCTCAAGAAGCTGCTGAAAGAGACTCAGAAGGAGGTCACTTTTCCATCTAACCACACCATCTCCCAGGAGTGCAAG AACCTGGTCCTCCAGATGCTATGCCAAGCCACCAAGCGTGCCACCATCCTGGACATCATCAAGGATCCCTGGGTGCTCAAGTTCCAGCCTGAGCAACCCACCAATGAGATCAGGCTGCTCGAGGCCATGTGCCAGTTCCCCAGCACCACTAATCGCCAGTCCTTGGAAATCAGTACCTGA
- the TINF2 gene encoding TERF1-interacting nuclear factor 2 isoform X1 — protein MATPPGAGPAVLRFAAAASWQVVRRRCVEHYPQVLEFLRALRAAAPGLVRYRHHERLCMGLKAKVVVELILQGRPWAQVLNALYHHFPEPGPVVRDPKTTKQDLRKISEAQETFRQQVKQLAEAPVDLASKLQELEQEYGEPFLAAMEKLFFEYLCQMEKALPPVQAQQLQDVLSWMQPGVSVTSSFALTQYGVDMGWPLPECSDADSMNVTEPMEQSPPRQPRLALHDPLPEARPGPYLPQGAGSRKHPEPLAGHHFNLAPLGRRRIQSQWASTRGGHKERPTVMLLPFRNLGSPPQVISKPENQEEYGTHVADPAGAVGRRAASTGKSKSASQTLGGRALKENSVDLSASEQKENCLDCPMDPLRLSLSPPRARKPVGPPSMCSSVITIGDLVLDSDEEENGQREGRVSRKEEKAREGYGQNKTEKPTCSRIRRARSGFR, from the exons ATGGCCACGCCCCCGGGGGCCGGTCCCGCAGTTCTGCGCTTCGCGGCCGCAGCCAGCTGGCAGGTCGTACGCCGACGCTGCGTCGAGCACTATCCGCAAGTGCTGGAGTTTCTGCGAGCCCTGCGCGCTGCTGCCCCTGGTTTGGTTCGCTACCGGCACCATGAACGCCTGTGTATGGGCCTAAAGGCCAAG GTGGTGGTAGAGCTGATCCTGCAAGGCCGGCCTTGGGCCCAGGTTCTGAATGCCCTGTATCACCACTTCCCAGAGCCTGGACCTGTAGTGCGGGACCCCAAAACT ACAAAGCAGGATCTGAGGAAGATCTCGGAGGCACAAGAAACCTTTCGCCAGCAGGTGAAGCAGCTGGCAGAGGCTCCTGTGGATTTGGCTTCGAAGCTGCAG GAACTTGAACAAGAGTATGGGGAACCCTTTCTGGCTGCCATGGAAAAGCTGTTTTTTGAATACTTgtgtcagatggagaaagcacTGCCTCCCGTGCAGGCACAGCAG CTGCAGGATGTGCTGAGTTGGATGCAGCCTGGAGTTTCTGTCACTTCTTCTTTTGCCTTGACCCAATATGGTGTGGACATGGGGTGGCCACTTCCAG agtgcTCTGATGCTGATTCCATGAATGTGACAGAGCCCATGGAGCAGAGTCCTCCTCGGCAACCAAGACTAGCACTCCACGATCCTCTACCAGAAGCCAGACCTGGCCCATACCTTCCTCAGGGAGCAGGCTCAAGGAAACACCCAGAACCTTTGGCTGGCCACCACTTCAATCTGGCCCCTCTAGGCCGGCGAAGAATCCAGTCCCAGTGGGCATCCACCAGGGGAGGCCATAAGGAGCGCCCCACAGTCATGCTGTTACCCTTTAGGAATCTGGGTTCACCACCCCAGGTCATTTctaagcctgagaaccaggaagaaTATGGGACACATGTGGCAGATCCAGCAGGTGCTGTGGGCAGGCGAGCAGCCTCCACTGGAAAGTCTAAGAGTGCATCCCAGACCCTGGGGGGAAGGGCTCTGAAGGAGAACTCAGTTGACTTGTCTGCCTCGGAGCAAAAGGA GAATTGTTTGGATTGCCCCATGGACCCCCTGAGACTATCATTATCACCTCCTAGGGCCAGGAAGCCAG TGGGTCCTCCATCTATGTGCAGCTCTGTCATTACCATAGGGGACTTGGTTTTGGACTCTGATGAGGAAGAAAAtggccagagggaaggaagggtgagtaggaaggaagagaaagctaGGGAAGGCTATGGGCAGAACAAGACAGAGAAACCTACATGCTCCAGAATCCGGAGGGCTCGCAGTGGTTTCAGATGA
- the TINF2 gene encoding TERF1-interacting nuclear factor 2 isoform X3, with translation MATPPGAGPAVLRFAAAASWQVVRRRCVEHYPQVLEFLRALRAAAPGLVRYRHHERLCMGLKAKVVVELILQGRPWAQVLNALYHHFPEPGPVVRDPKTTKQDLRKISEAQETFRQQVKQLAEAPVDLASKLQELEQEYGEPFLAAMEKLFFEYLCQMEKALPPVQAQQLQDVLSWMQPGVSVTSSFALTQYGVDMGWPLPECSDADSMNVTEPMEQSPPRQPRLALHDPLPEARPGPYLPQGAGSRKHPEPLAGHHFNLAPLGRRRIQSQWASTRGGHKERPTVMLLPFRNLGSPPQVISKPENQEEYGTHVADPAGAVGRRAASTGKSKSASQTLGGRALKENSVDLSASEQKENCLDCPMDPLRLSLSPPRARKPGVSG, from the exons ATGGCCACGCCCCCGGGGGCCGGTCCCGCAGTTCTGCGCTTCGCGGCCGCAGCCAGCTGGCAGGTCGTACGCCGACGCTGCGTCGAGCACTATCCGCAAGTGCTGGAGTTTCTGCGAGCCCTGCGCGCTGCTGCCCCTGGTTTGGTTCGCTACCGGCACCATGAACGCCTGTGTATGGGCCTAAAGGCCAAG GTGGTGGTAGAGCTGATCCTGCAAGGCCGGCCTTGGGCCCAGGTTCTGAATGCCCTGTATCACCACTTCCCAGAGCCTGGACCTGTAGTGCGGGACCCCAAAACT ACAAAGCAGGATCTGAGGAAGATCTCGGAGGCACAAGAAACCTTTCGCCAGCAGGTGAAGCAGCTGGCAGAGGCTCCTGTGGATTTGGCTTCGAAGCTGCAG GAACTTGAACAAGAGTATGGGGAACCCTTTCTGGCTGCCATGGAAAAGCTGTTTTTTGAATACTTgtgtcagatggagaaagcacTGCCTCCCGTGCAGGCACAGCAG CTGCAGGATGTGCTGAGTTGGATGCAGCCTGGAGTTTCTGTCACTTCTTCTTTTGCCTTGACCCAATATGGTGTGGACATGGGGTGGCCACTTCCAG agtgcTCTGATGCTGATTCCATGAATGTGACAGAGCCCATGGAGCAGAGTCCTCCTCGGCAACCAAGACTAGCACTCCACGATCCTCTACCAGAAGCCAGACCTGGCCCATACCTTCCTCAGGGAGCAGGCTCAAGGAAACACCCAGAACCTTTGGCTGGCCACCACTTCAATCTGGCCCCTCTAGGCCGGCGAAGAATCCAGTCCCAGTGGGCATCCACCAGGGGAGGCCATAAGGAGCGCCCCACAGTCATGCTGTTACCCTTTAGGAATCTGGGTTCACCACCCCAGGTCATTTctaagcctgagaaccaggaagaaTATGGGACACATGTGGCAGATCCAGCAGGTGCTGTGGGCAGGCGAGCAGCCTCCACTGGAAAGTCTAAGAGTGCATCCCAGACCCTGGGGGGAAGGGCTCTGAAGGAGAACTCAGTTGACTTGTCTGCCTCGGAGCAAAAGGA GAATTGTTTGGATTGCCCCATGGACCCCCTGAGACTATCATTATCACCTCCTAGGGCCAGGAAGCCAG GAGTCTCTGGATAA
- the NEDD8 gene encoding NEDD8 has product MLIKVKTLTGKEIEIDIEPTDKVERIKERVEEKEGIPPQQQRLIYSGKQMNDEKTAADYKILGGSVLHLVLALRGGGGLRQ; this is encoded by the exons ATGCTAATTAAAGTGAAG ACGCTGACCGGAAAGGAGATTGAGATTGACATTGAACCCACAGACAAG GTGGAGCGAATCAAGGAGCgtgtggaagagaaagagggaatccCCCCACAGCAGCAGCGGCTTATCTACAGTGGTAAACAGAT GAATGATGAGAAGACAGCAGCTGATTACAAGATCCTAGGCGGTTCAGTCCTCCATCTGGTGTTGGCTCTGAGAGGAGGCGGTGGTCTTAGGCAGTGA
- the MDP1 gene encoding magnesium-dependent phosphatase 1 yields MAQLPKLAVFDLDYTLWPFWVDTHVDPPFHKGSDGAVRDRRGQTVRLYPEVPEVLERLQGLGVPVAAASRTSETEGANQLLELFDLVRYFVHREIYPGSKVTHFKRLQQKTGVLFSQMIFFDDEKRNIVDVGKLGVTCIHVRNGMSLHTLTQGLETFTKAQAGP; encoded by the exons ATGGCGCAGCTCCCGAAGCTGGCGGTCTTCGATCTGG ATTACACGCTCTGGCCTTTCTGGGTGGACACGCACGTAGACCCCCCGTTCCACAAGGGCAg TGATGGAGCTGTACGAGACAGGCGGGGCCAGACCGTCCGACTGTACCCAGAGGTGCCTGAGGTCCTGGAACGATTGCAGGGCCTTGGGGTGCCCGTCGCGGCCGCTTCCCG GACAAGTGAGACTGAAGGTGCCAACCAGCTACTGGAGCTCTTTGACCTTGTCAGATACTTTGTTCATCGCGAAATCTATCCAGGCAGCAAGGTCACACACTTTAAGAG GTTGCAGCAGAAGACTGGAGTTCTTTTCTCCCAGATGATCTTCTTTGATGATGAGAAGCGGAATATTGTAGATGTCGGCAAACTGG gtgTTACCTGCATTCATGTGCGGAATGGCATGAGTCTTCACACCCTAACTCAAGGCTTAGAGACATTTACAAAGGCCCAAGCTGGACCCTGA
- the CHMP4A gene encoding charged multivesicular body protein 4a: protein MMSSRCPNEGLAEASLRVMRQDPPPRARRKCAGRRGAQAGEAGLAMSGLGRLFGRGKKEKGPTPEEAIQKLKETEKILIKKQEFLEHKIQQELQTAKKHGTKNKKAALQALRRKKRLEQQLAQIDGTLSTLEFQREAIENATTNVEVLRTMELAAQGMKKAYQDMDIDKVDELMADITEQQEVAQQISDAISRPLGFGEDVDEDELLEELEQLEQEESARELLPVDDKEEEPPVKLPSVPTHVPAEPAPEADEDAEALKQLATWVS from the exons ATGATGTCGTCGCGGTGCCCCAACGAGGGATTGGCCGAGGCCAGTCTCCGCGTGATGAGACAGGACCCTCCCCCGAGAGCAAGGCGGAAGTGTGCGGGCCGCCGCGGGGCGCAGGCGGGAGAGGCTGGGCTCGCGATGAGTGGGCTCGGCCGACTCTTCGGGAGGG ggaagaaggagaaggggccCACCCCTGAAGAGGCAATACAGAAACTGAAGGAAACGGAGAAGATACTGATCAAGAAACAGGAGTTTCTGGAGCACAAGATTCAACAGGAGCTACAAACAGCCAAGAAGCATGGCACCAAGAATAAGAAAG CCGCCCTGCAGGCTTTGCGGAGGAAGAAAAGACTGGAACAGCAGCTGGCACAAATTGACGGGACATTATCCACCCTGGAGTTTCAGCGTGAGGCCATTGAGAATGCCACCACCAATGTCGAAGTGCTTCGTACCATGGAGCTTGCTGCCCAAGGCATGAAGAAAGCCTACCAGGACAT GGACATTGACAAGGTGGATGAACTGATGGCTGACATCACAGAACAGCAGGAGGTGGCCCAGCAGATCTCAGATGCCATTTCTCGGCCTTTGGGCTTTGGAGAAGATGTGGATGAG GATGAACTGTTGGAGGAGCTAgagcagctggagcaggaggaaTCAGCCCGGGAGTTGTTACCTGTGGATGATAAGGAGGAAGAACCTCCAGTCAAACTACCCAGTGTACCCACCCATGTGCCAGCAGAGCCAG CTCCCGAGGCAGATGAAGATGCAGAAGCACTGAAGCAGTTGGCTACCTGGGTGTCCTGA
- the GMPR2 gene encoding GMP reductase 2 codes for MPHIDNDVKLAFQDVLLRPKRSTLKSRSEVDLTRSFSFRNSKQTYTGIPIIASNMDTVGTFEMAKVLCKFSLFTAVHKHYSLKHWEEFASQNPDCLEHLAASAGSSDFEQLEQILEAVPQVKYICLDVANGYSEHFVEFVKNVRKRFPEHTIMAGNVVTGEMVEELILSGADIIKVGIGPGSVCTTRKKTGVGYPQLSAVMECADAAHGLKGHIISDGGCTCPGDVAKAFGAGADFVMLGGMLAGHSESGGELIERDGKKYKLFYGMSSETAMKKYAGSVSEYRASEGKTVEVPFKGDVKYTIRDILGGIRSTCTYVGAAKLKELSRRTTFIRVTQQWNPIFGDES; via the exons ATGCCTCACATCGACAACGACGTCAAACTGGCCTTCCAGGATGTCCTGTTGAGGCCCAAACGAAGTACCCTTAAGTCTCGAAGTGAG GTGGATCTCACAAGATCCTTTTCATTTCGGAACTCAAAGCAGACGTACACGGGGATCCCCATTATTGCCTCCAATATGGATACTGTGGGCACTTTTGAAATGGCCAAGGTTCTCTGTAAG TTCTCCCTCTTCACTGCTGTCCATAAACACTACAGCCTCAAGCACTGGGAGGAGTTTGCTAGCCAGAATCCTGACTGTCTTGAG CATCTGGCTGCCAGCGCGGGCTCTTCAGACTTTGAGCAGCTGGAACAGATCTTGGAAGCTGTTCCCCAGGTGAAATATATATGTCTGGATGTGGCAAATGGCTACTCTGAACACTTTGTTGAATTTGTAAAGAATGTGAGGAAGCGCTTCCCTGAACACACCATCATG GCAGGGAATGTGGTAACGGGAGAGATGGTGGAAGAGCTGATCCTCTCTGGGGCTGACATCATCAAAGTGGGAATTGGCCCAG GCTCTGTGTGTACCACTCGGAAGAAAACTGGAGTGGGTTATCCACAGCTCAGTGCAGTGATGGAGTGTGCAGACGCTGCTCATGGCCTCAAAGGCCACATCATTTCA GATGGAGGCTGTACCTGTCCTGGGGATGTGGCCAAGGCTTTTG gggcaggggctgacTTCGTGATGCTGGGTGGCATGCTGGCTGGGCACAGCGAGTCAGGTGGTGAGCTCATCGAAAGGGATGGGAAGAAGTATAAGCTCTTCTACGGAATGAGTTCGGAAACAGCCATGAAGAAGTACGCTGGGTCCGTGTCGGAGTACAG GGCCTCAGAGGGAAAGACAGTGGAGGTGCCCTTTAAAGGGGACGTGAAATATACCATCCGAGACATCCTTGGAGGCATCCGCTCCACATGTACCTACGTGGGAGCAGCTAAGCTGAAGGAGCTGAGCCGAAGAACTACCTTCATCCGTGTCACCCAGCAGTGGAATCCAATCTTCGGTGACGAGAGCTAG